CTTTAAAGTGTAAGGGGGATTTTTACTTAGAAACACAGACAAAGTAGATTAAAGATAGCTTTGTCTTTTCCCTTTTCTATGAACTACAATCAGTTGGTCCTTTCCCATTCTAAATGtcattaaatgtattttatgctgatttagcTATTAAAATTGATTGATTTACCTACATTTACCTACAAAGGGATTTTTTAAGGGAAAAGAGGGTAGGctacaaaaaagacaaaaaaaaactatgaaaatttgtttatgttcgtattttatacttttttaagagtcagacaaacagttcggggggaggggattcaaacccccaccccctagatacggccttgtaaatatatatatatatatatatatatatatatatatatatatatatatatatatatatatatatatatatatgtaaaaatttccTCCTATTCCCGTCACTACTTCGCTGATTTATGCTAACAAGCTAACTCCAACCACCCTTAATGATGGTTGCAAGTTCAATTAGTTATAAAACATGCAAAGAAATGGTTAAGCTatttcatttatatagatatttcCCTTTTCAAAAGTGATATACGATCTCCATATATCgaagtttgttttaaaaatggcATTTGAAAAGTTGCTGCTTAATCCCacaaaaggcaaaaaaagggtaaagaatgcGGCATTAGACTTTgtagtccctaccggcggttcTGATAGCCGTTATTTGGCCCTTCATCCAGGAAGAGCAATGGGGGGGATGGGGGCCAaacatcctgtgctttcgcacacccttcctgtttaccttccccagatttctcaagGTACCCAtctagagctgggtcaactctggctgagcttacagagtcacgccactgaccccgtcccaaactaaataattgggttcactaggattcgaaccctggccctctcagacaaaggatcctgaaaccagcgcaccaatccacccAGCCATAATCCCATACGGTTATTAAAATCTGCCGTTTCAGCTGAAATTGGAGTCGTGATGACAAAACCTTTTGAGAGCCAGTGTTCAAGCGGGGAATACCCCCTTATGAGTTACCGCCTGAGCAGAGCCTGTTGACTAGGCCTACATCCTTGTACTAAAATGAGTTTACTGAACCCTTACACAAAGGATGAAGTAATTTACTTAAAAGGAAGTTAAGCGGGAGCAAGTAACAGAACTGACCGCACAAGGCTGTTTAGTCTGAGAAAATTCTCCGTTAAGCATTTCCTATTTCCTTTACTTAATTCTCAtgttttaaccaaaaaaatttggttcGTGTGGTTATTGAAATTCTGCATCAGTGCACTGTGTTTTTTCACGGTTAAAGACACTGTGGATTTTGAAGGAACCATTTTGAAGGAACCACTGTAGAACCATTTTGAAGgaactgaaatatttttaaaacgtATTAAATTGCAGAAACGCCAGCAGATATATGAGGTATCAACTTTGCTGGATTTTACTGATTTGAACAAATCTATAACGGAAATATAGTTGAGAAGAGCATACTGGCTTTTCCATCGttttattgaagaaataaaaacaacggGGCTAATCTTTCCCAAGATAGTGgaataacaagagaaaaaaaaacctgtcaaaCATTTTGATATTAACGGCAGCTGTCAAGAGGCTATTTGGATCAACAACCCCTGTACAGATTTTTATCTCTCCTTTCCCCAGGATTTTGCTATATTAGTTTTTCggtttttagttgaaaaattatcCCCCCAACCCTGCATAGATTATGAAAGATGCCTTTTTTGTACCTTTGTTTCCAAAATATCCTTACGTTTTTGTGAATTGGCACCCCTGTTACAGGAATATTGTTGTCGGTTCTAAAGACTCTCCTTAGTACTAGTGAAAGATCACCGACCTCAATTGAATATCTTAATTAGCCTGCTGGAAAATCGACCGATACTAACCATTCAAAAAGGCATAGACTCCAAATAGCCTTTGTTTAGGACCGAGCAGTATCATCGTCTCTAAAATTGGAAAGTcgtctgaatgtttttttttctatgtttgtaATCTGAGAATTTATGTAGTTACATCtaaaataacttcaaaaattcCTAAAATTCCTTCTACTTACCAAAAATATCGACCTGAAATACCTTCTATTTACCAAAAACATTGACCTAAAATACCTTCTACTTCCCAAAAATACTTACACGTGGTTCGAATTCAAatccatcgaaaaaaaaaacatgaactcACCACAAAATGTATGTCAATAGATAGCAAGcaaacaagaacaaaaatataaaacaagaaatgaaaacaaagagaaaaaatcgtGAAAAATGTAGAATAATAATGGagaaaaatggagaaaagtCAAAGAAAAGTATTACAAGAAAGTAAGAATAAGGTATAGTTATCTAAAGCGTCGCATCTCATCATTTTCTCAGGGGTTCTTAATATCCAAGGAATCAACACTTTAGCTTTGTGTGGGGAAAGAACTTTCATCCCTTAAAACCTCCATGTAGCCTATGTTGATACCTAAAATGCATTCATGGAAACTTCAATACCTTAACCCCATTCTCCGTTTTGGTCGGTAATGACATAAAAAGCCGTTTTTGAAAAGTTATGCAATATATCATGAGTGCTACACGTTTTAATTCTGGTCttagaaatttttgattttttggggggtgaggtacgtcaaaaaacttatttttactttgtaGTGCAGTTGGaaataaaatcacttttttaaaaacactttaaacTCTTTTTAGTCTTTGCTAAATCTTTCAGGACAGAAAAATAATCTTTCATGTTTCATCCCAACGTAGTTCTAGCAAATTATGGGCTATAAAATAAGTTtcgtttataaaattttatagggAAAACACGACCACCTCTCCGTCTAGAACCGATAGTCGTAACTACCTATGCTGGAAACCATacctaaaattgatttttactttcttttaacgTTTGGTCTTCGTAAATCGATGCCTTAAAAAGACcaagttaaataaaaacaaaacaaaaaaaaatcaatattaaggTATGAAATAGCAGCACAGAAAAAAACTGAGCAGCTTTTGCCCACCAGGACGCTTTTTTACACTACATTTATTGTATATGCTTAATATTTACGTTTAATTACATTTCTGGCCCATGGAAGTacgcaaggggggggggctgaaggttCATTCCCCCAAAGTccgaaattttctaaaatttctgggcactttttattcaaattatcaaatatctttttatttattggattcctgatttttttttattgatttcccTCTAAAAACAATTCTTGCAGATTTGCCTGATCGAACAATAATTCCGTGTATACACACGTGCCTAAACCGACATCCACGCTTAGGAATAAAAATTGTTAGGTTACACCTACATGTTAACTACTTCAGTTACAAATATTTTACTGTTAACTGTTTCCATATAGTTACATTTTACTAATCGCAGAAACATCGACCAGGTCTAGTTCCAGCCATGACCAAAGTTGAACatatttaaacttaattaaaactGATCAGTTATAACGTTACTCTTAAAATTCGTATTTCCCAGCATCTTCGGAGCACGGTAAGAACTTATCGTGTCaactctttaaaaatataaataaaaattagaatctCGTAGCTATGGAAATATGGTTTTAGAAAATTCAAATGTCATCTTGAATGACATCTTACAAAACCTACTAATAGGTTATATACACTGAACATGCTCTAACGATCTTCGAAGGGTGCAATGAAGAAAccaattatttttaactatgaTTATTATCTTAATCTTAATATGGCTCTCAAGTTCTGCCATTTACGTGCTCGTATTAAGCAAAACCTGTTAACGCTTTATCCCTTTCTGTAATTATAATACAAAGGATTgaccatttttttattatatgatgTTATGAAGCCAAAATAAtggcaaataattaattttaattaattataattgcCTTCTGGCAAGACACCCAAATATCAGCTGCGTTAACTAAATAGACTGTATATTtcataaaatgaattttacaGGAGCGTGGAAAAACGAGTTTCGGCATATATTCCGCTTCTATTACAGACCCCTCCTCGGaaacaagaagaaattaaataatatataaggCTCAATGAGACTAAGAAAATTTGAGTAAATTGCCACATTTTCTGAGATTTTCTAAGAAACTACAGATTTGAAATTTCTAAGATATAATTCTGATTTGAAAAGCTCCGCGCATCAACAAGTTCATCGAGGGATAACACTGGTGTCAATTTACAAAACTCCAGAAGGATGGtgggcaaaatatatttttcagactcacatttttcatacaataTTGCTTGACTTTTGGGCAGTATttctcctctttttcaaaaactaggcAAATTTTCCAGTGCTCCtagattttgatgggtatgactaaacttaatgaatcttataattttggaatcagcataataagccaattcttctggtatatctattgatatcaaaattctgtttttaaagtttcagttactattgagctgcgtAGCTCCTTGcagtttgtattttattttctgtaattcTCCGATTTTGAAGGTTAATAAGATGTTTGAATTGAGCTGCAGATGGACCTTATCACGAATGAATAACCAATGTTGCTACCATAGCTTTACATGCGATTCACAAATTGTAAGGTCAATTTCCCCAGCCCCTTCATTTTTATAGCCCCTTCCCAAGTTTTAGAGTAATCTGTTgcgatattttcattgaaaaactacttttttgtttctccAGGGAAACAAAAGTTGgagaaaacaacaaatttgTTCTCGATTTGGAAATACATTTTTCGTCCCtatgtttttctaaatttatgcCGCTGTTTACaaggtatttttattgatttgccATATTGGTTTCAGCGAGTCTGTAGGCAAGCATCCTATTTAGAGTAAATGGGAAATGATGATAGCTGCTATATGGTAACGGCAATGGTAAATGGTAATAACTGACACATGGAAAAAACTGCAATCATTCAttatatcaatttaatattaagcTTAAATGGTTGCTGTTAAAGTTGAAGATGGAAAAATGAAATCCTAATTCGCGTGTAAGTCAGATTTATCTAAGAAAACCCTAGAACAATTCAGTTAAGTTTGGCTACGTACTCGCATAGCGAATGAGAGCTATTTATTTTCTCCATTAATCTATGCATCCACAATCGCTTAAATCTCTTTAATTACTTGGCAAATGAcgaaaagtatttgaaatatgAGCATAAGTTACGTAACCAAacttgagcccccccccccacctaagGCTTTTCTCTCTTCTCTTTGTATAGATCCCGCAAATCGTCCCCAACTAGACTACACATTGTTTATTGACATTAATCAGTTAAAGCGGAAATTATGAGTCTGCTAATTATATCCTGTTATTGTCACACTTTAGACTTGAACAAAGCCTATTTTTCAGATCCTCGTCTATGGTCGCGTGCCCATGTTTCCCTCTGGCTGGTGGAAATGGCCAAGAAACACAATCTACCGGATGTCAAAGTCGAAAGATTCCCGATGAATGGAAAGGCGCTATGCTTAATGACTGTTGATATGTTTATCTCTCGCGTTCCAGTTGGTGGAAAACTGCTTTTTAAAGATTTCCAGTGCCGATTAGCTACAGCAATTTATTCATTATGACAACAGTTGGAGGTCAGTAGTGTGCTCCTTATGTCAATGAATTACTTATAGGATAAACAGTATTACCATGTCTCAGCCAACAAGATTGACTTCGATTAACATCTACCTGCTGCACAATTCTGTTGAAAGAGAATTTAccttttaaaattattcataatCAAAGATTCATCCAAAATGTATTTACTAATTCAAACTAGTAATCCCTGGAGATCGAGAACAAGCTCAGAATTTAGTATCATGAACATCAGCAAGaccattgaaaaataaatcaattcaGCCAGAATCACGGCTCTAGCTTTTTGTGAAGTAGGATGGCCAAAGCCAATCCTAATATGCTGCAGAGGAAAATTTGAGCCCCTACCAAAGAATTCTGAAAGGGAtctatatttatgtttattatatCCAAACTGGATCATATTCATATGATCAGCTATAGACCCCTTCTCCTCTGAAAAAATAAGACCTATTGAAACAGAGGCTGGGCTAGTTTAACAGGATTTTGATTATTCCATGCCTAACGGTCAACATTTTCCCCCATAAATAAAGTTACTTGACACGCCCAACATTTCCAAACCCAGGCATGTACAACAAGAATATCAGATATCACCCCTCGGAGCCACAGTGAtttgttttgcaaaaattttCTATGTTAATTTATCGCCGCCGCTTATTTACTTAGAAATGTAATGATTTAATAATGGGCAGACGACCTTGGAACCTATCGTCCACCAAGCCAAAAATATTCAAGTAGAAGAACTGAAAGACAATGCCATGGAAAAGTGGTAATATACCATAGTGATCAAGTGATATACCATTGTGATACATCAAGAGGTAAAAGTCTAGCCTTATATGGGCAGCCGGCCTATCAGCTGTCGTGAATACAGTTAAACTTGGACATGTAATTAAATAATAGGGGCAATCAAAGAGGATTATCCATACACTCTGGGTTCAATTGGTAGAATTTGATGCTGaaggagaaaaacaacaacagtttGACttatttcatagttttatagaTGTTGACAAAAGTCTGTAAAACACAATGAATTAACAAAAGAGGAAACTCTTCGCATATTCTGTTGcagaaaatattccaaattttaatcgaaaaaggagaaaaattaaaaaagaatagagaTGTGGTTGGTAGCTTCGTATCAGGGACCATGAATATGGATGGAAATGGGAAAGGGGTTGAGGTATCTatgatattttatttgttgttacGATACGGGTAGATAACCCATACCATCTTCTTCAATTCTTAGAATATCCTAGTTCTTCTAGAATCTCGGCtcttacattaaaaaataaaatccagcAAAAAAATGATCAGATTAAGCTCATAATAGATTTTTACAACtctataaatttcattaataaaattgCATTACTAATAGCGGAAGCAACTATTCAGAGCTAAAATACCAGATTTTAGATGGATGGAATCAGGAATGAGGCTTTCGTCACAAGATTTACTTTAATGGGTGAGGAGGCTTTTTATATTCTCATGTATTTTAATGTGTGattcattaatattttaataggaGGCCTTGGGCTAATTAGAAGGTAGTCCCAGCCTGCTTTTATAAActgctcttttcttttatttattatgtgtTTGACGGGTTTTAAAGTATTGCTCTTTTGTCTAGTTTAGAAGTGTATATTgtctaataaatatttaattctagAATGAACCGTATTCTAGTTTTTGGTtgtattgctttattttttcttgaattgtGATAAATGTATTTCTTATCCACAAGGGTGTCAATGGAGAGGGGAGGAGGGGGATTGTACCCCTAGATTTTGAGGAAATTATTTTGTGTTCTATTCCattgaagaaattgaaaaagataagaacattttgttttttatcttcgtttaaaaattgaaacaatcCTTCCCCCTATATGTTCATGAATTGGGGCCATGTTTGTTCAGAGAATTAGGGTTCAGGGCAGATATTAACAATCTCCAGGACAATTACAGGCTGAGGAGACTGATACCAAGTttattaagaatttattttcaaatctaatGTAAAGGAAATGCTATAAGCCctattatatctttttttgtcgcaaattttataaaaagctTTCGGTAAGATGACGATATACCCATAGTTAAATGGTGTCGCTTGTGATAACTGAATATATTTTAGATTACTTTTGTTTTAGGCAAT
This is a stretch of genomic DNA from Artemia franciscana chromosome 18, ASM3288406v1, whole genome shotgun sequence. It encodes these proteins:
- the LOC136038965 gene encoding ets DNA-binding protein pokkuri-like, which gives rise to MRNPCLIQRSSALPCWFHVPQGTEVSLQSLDIQNDSPLPADPRLWSRAHVSLWLVEMAKKHNLPDVKVERFPMNGKALCLMTVDMFISRVPVGGKLLFKDFQCRLATAIYSL